A region of Ictidomys tridecemlineatus isolate mIctTri1 chromosome 4, mIctTri1.hap1, whole genome shotgun sequence DNA encodes the following proteins:
- the Prdm11 gene encoding PR domain-containing protein 11 isoform X6 has translation MTENMKECLAQTKAAVGDMVTVVKTEVCSPLRDQEYGQPCSRRPEPSAMEVEPKKLKGKRDLMVPKSFQQVDFWFCESCQEYFVDECPNHGPPVFVSDTPVPVGIPDRAALTIPQGMEVVKEASGESDVRCISEVIPKGHIFGPYEGQISTQDKSAGFFSWLIVDKNSRYKSIDGSDETKANWMRTVAPLAERKRKPKFSKEELDILVTEVTHHEAVLFGRETMRLSHADRDKIWEGIARKITSVSQVPRSVKDLKHRWDDMKRRTKDKLAFMQQSLSGPGAGGRAPAFMLTAHERAIESALRTARSGHGFPRAELDGTDSPSTSYDEDEELPGPSRQPLRLPLQRSPEEEAPLARPTLLRSSSSSDQSETLGPKPEALPRTPSQAQATCRTPRPHPGSPTPGLDWQLLHVHAQQTEVFRQLCQELVAAHQDMANSMHVIGRAMAELSGRVGQMCQTLAEIRDGVQASRQGPEGAAPTGSALPAQAPPPDPPRAPPAPAPTRTTRSQKRKHSL, from the exons ATGACTGAGAACATGAAGGAGTGCTTGGCCCAGACCAAGGCGGCTGTGGGGGACATGGTGACCGTGGTGAAGACAGAGGTCTGCTCGCCCCTCCGCGACCAGGAGTATGGCCAGCCCTG CTCTAGGAGACCCGAGCCTTCGGCCATGGAAGTCGAGCCCAAGAAACTGAAGGGGAAGCGAGACCTCATGGTGCCCAAGAGCTTCCAGCAAGTCGACTTCTGGT TCTGCGAGTCCTGCCAGGAGTACTTTGTGGACGAGTGCCCCAACCATGGTCCCCCCGTATTTGTGTCAGACACACCGGTGCCCGTGGGCATCCCGGACCGGGCTGCCCTCACCATCCCGCAGGGCATGGAGGTGGTCAAGGAAGCCAGCGGAGAGAGCGACGTGCGGTGCATAAGTGAGGTCATACCCAAGGGCCACATCTTTGGCCCCTATGAGGGGCAGATCTCCACTCAGGACAAATCGGCGGGCTTCTTCTCATGGCTG ATTGTGGACAAGAACAGCCGCTACAAGTCCATAGATGGGTCGGACGAGACCAAGGCCAACTGGATGAG GACCGTGGCGCCCCTGGCCGAGCGTAAGAGGAAGCCCAAGTTCTCCAAGGAGGAGCTGGACATTCTGGTCACGGAGGTGACCCACCACGAAGCAGTTCTCTTTGGGAGGGAGACCATGCGGCTGTCCCATGCCGACAGGGACAAGATTTGGGAAGGCATAGCTCGGAAAATCACCTCCGTCAGCCAGGTCCCCCGCTCCGTCAAGGACCTTAAGCACAGATGGGATGACATGAAGCGGAGGACCAAGGACAAGCTGGCCTTCATGCAGCAGTCCCTGtcgggccctggggctgggggccgGGCCCCTGCCTTCATGCTCACTGCCCACGAGAGGGCCATCGAGTCCGCGCTGCGCACCGCCCGCTCCGGGCACGGCTTCCCCAGGGCGGAACTGGACGGCACCGACAGCCCCTCGACCAGCT ACGATGAAGATGAGGAGTTGCCTGGGCCCTCGCGCCAGCCTCTCCGGCTGCCTCTGCAGCGGTCTCCGGAGGAAGAGGCCCCCCTGGCCAGGCCCACCCTGCtgcgctcctcctcctcctcagaccAGTCCGAGACTCTGGGCCCCAAGCCGGAGGCCCTGCCCCGCACCCCGTCCCAGGCACAGGCCACCTGCAGGACCCCGCGGCCACACCCAGGCTCGCCCACCCCGGGCCTCGACTGGCAGCTCCTCCACGTCCACGCCCAGCAGACGGAGGTGTTCCGGCAGCTCTGCCAGGAGCTGGTGGCCGCGCACCAGGACATGGCTAACAGCATGCACGTCATCGGCCGGGCCATGGCCGAGCTGAGCGGCCGCGTCGGTCAGATGTGCCAGACGCTGGCGGAGATCCGGGACGGGGTCCAGGCATCAAGGCAGGGGCCAGAAGGGGCGGCCCCCACGGGCTCTGCGCTCCCGGCCCAGGCGCCCCCGCCGGACCCCCCACGAGCTCCCCCAGCACCAGCCCCCACTCGGACTACCAGGTCTCAGAAGAGAAAGCACAGCCTCTAG